Proteins encoded together in one Oscillatoria salina IIICB1 window:
- a CDS encoding lipid kinase: protein MPSNQTALLIVNLHSRNGQQHRSEIIDRLKSLGFSLVEASTENPQELPNLIRSYSDRVDLVIIGGGDGTLNLAIEGLLDTKLPLGILPLGTANDLGRTLGIPRNLAAACDAIAQGKRKQIDLGWVNGQYFFNVASLGLSVKITKQLTKEAKRRWGVFAYAATALKVISKSRPFQAKITVNGETVAVKTVQVAVGNGRYYGGGMQIVSDATIDDRRLDLYSLEVKHWWQIVALFPALWSGRHPRWLGVRLLEGQEITIETKKPRQINTDGEITTKTPANFRVIPRALSVIVPQ from the coding sequence TCGCAGTGAAATTATCGATCGCTTGAAGAGTCTGGGGTTTAGTTTAGTCGAAGCTTCCACCGAAAACCCTCAAGAATTACCTAATCTGATTCGTAGTTATAGCGATCGCGTAGATTTGGTTATTATTGGTGGTGGTGATGGTACTCTCAACCTAGCTATTGAAGGTTTATTGGACACTAAGTTACCTTTAGGAATTCTACCATTAGGAACTGCCAATGACCTCGGGAGAACTTTAGGCATTCCTCGAAATTTAGCCGCAGCTTGTGACGCGATCGCGCAAGGAAAAAGGAAGCAAATTGACCTCGGTTGGGTTAATGGTCAATATTTTTTTAATGTTGCTAGCTTGGGTTTAAGCGTCAAAATTACTAAACAATTGACGAAAGAAGCCAAGCGTCGTTGGGGAGTATTTGCTTATGCTGCAACCGCGCTAAAAGTTATTTCTAAATCGCGACCTTTTCAGGCAAAAATTACTGTTAATGGCGAAACTGTAGCAGTAAAAACAGTACAAGTTGCAGTAGGAAATGGGCGTTATTATGGTGGTGGAATGCAAATTGTTAGCGATGCTACTATTGACGATCGACGCTTAGATTTATATAGTTTAGAAGTTAAACATTGGTGGCAAATTGTTGCTTTATTTCCCGCTTTGTGGTCGGGTAGACATCCTCGTTGGTTAGGTGTTCGTTTATTAGAAGGTCAAGAAATTACCATTGAGACAAAAAAACCTCGTCAAATTAATACTGATGGAGAAATTACTACTAAAACTCCTGCGAATTTTCGAGTTATTCCTCGTGCTTTATCGGTAATTGTACCACAATAA